GCTTCGCCCCGCTGACCAGCCGGGGTAGCCAGCAGTACCGGGCACTGACAGTGCCTGAGCTCACCCAGCAGATGTTCGATGCCAAGAACATGATGGCTGCCTGCGACCCACGCCACGGCCGCTACCTGACCGTGGCCGCCGTCTTCCGGGGCCGCATGTCCATGAAGGAGGTGGACGAGCAGATGCTGAACGTGCAGAACAAGAACAGCAGCTACTTTGTGGAGTGGATCCCCAACAACGTGAAGACAGCCGTGTGCGACATCCCGCCTCGGGGGCTCAAGATGTCCGCCACCTTCATTGGCAACAGCACAGCCATCCAGGAGCTGTTCAAGCGCATCTCCGAGCAGTTCACGGCCATGTTCCGGCGCAAGGCCTTCCTGCACTGGTACACGGGCGAGGGCATGGACGAGATGGAGTTCACCGAGGCCGAGAGCAACATGAACGACCTGGTGTCTGAGTACCAGCAGTACCAGGACGCCACGGCCGAGGAGGAGGGCGAGtttgaggaggaggcagaggaggaggtggcCTAAAGCTGTCTGGTAGCCGGTAAAGCGTGGAAGCCGTGTGAACTCTTTATTCACTCACAACCTGTTCTCTGATAGCCTTGTCTccttgtgtgtgtatttgttctTCCTGTCTTGACATCACATGCTGTACAGACACCACCATTAAAGCGTTTTCATAGTGTCTGGCGTTGCCTCTCCAGCTCCTTCTGATAGGCCCTGCGGGTGCTGTTGCCAAATGTCAGCGCGTAGTTGTCCTGCATggctgtggggggtggggccGCAGCTGAGCCAGGCCACAGTGTGCTCAGGGGAGCGTGCAGGTGGCTGCTAGAGGGCTTAGCACAGCCTGCGAACATGCAGGTGCCTTGGGATTTGGAGCTGCCCCACACACCTGCCTCCTGATGGCGGGCCCAGCCTGTGCACGGTAAACCTGGGGGGTCCCCACGGTCTGGAGGTGGCTGACCTCTGTCTAGGACTCAGTGTCAGGAGTAGTCCTACCCCAAGGGGACACTGTGGTCACCTCGCTGGCCATGGACCTGGGGTGCAGCATAGGTAAGGGGGCCcagccaccacccctcccccaagtgGCCATCACCATGACCTTGTCTGGGTGGTGGGTGAGAAGCCCACTGTACTCACATGGAATGAACCCCATGTAGAAAGGTATGAGGCCTTTGCTGCTATAGACCGTGGTGCTGGGCCAGTGCAttctgggcagcctctcccccagggcGCAGATGGGATTTCTGAACAGGAACTGGGGAAAGAGGCATGCGCTGCTGTGTGCTGCCTTCCCCCAGCTGGTAACCAGTGAGTAGTGTTCTGGTGGGTGTAAGGAGTTGGGCCTGGTCAGAAGGATGGGGAGGACAGTCTCTTTGGGCCTGGCAGAGCCACCCTTCCAGGGGATTCCTCTGGAAAGCCTCCTGAGCTCTGTCTCTGTTCCTGCCCGCTCAGAGGCATGGAGACTGCCATGCAAGCTGGGCTGAACCCTGGGGAGCAGGCCCAGGGATGATGTCCACAAGCCTACCTGGTTCTTGTCGAATTCGTCCATAGCCTGTGTGACTCCATCACGGTAATTCATCCCCGTCACCCAGGCAAACTGCGGGACGAAGCCAGCATATCCTGGGGGAGGAGGTGTTCAGGGTTCCACCCTGATGCCCGTCTTCCCCTGGGCACACGCACCTGCTTCCAGGGGTGTCAGGGAGCTCTGCCTGGACCCCTTTCCCTTCCCGAACGTTGCTGACTGAGGGAATGGGCCGCAGCAGCTCCCCTGGGGAGCTGGAAGggcctcccagcagccctcctCACTTGTTCTCCTGGTCCTGCCTGGGCCCCTGGCACCCACCTGATATGGCCTTGCGTTGGATCAGATTGGGGTGGTCCAGCTGGGGCAGCCTGTGGAACCTGCCCACGTCCAGTGTCTCCTGGTGGGCTGGGGGTGGATACTCGTCCCTCCTGCAGTGGTAGAGCTGGAATAGGGAGGGGCAGGTCACCGCCCCAGCCCCACCTAGGCCTGGCTAGGGTGAGGCTCCATCTCAGTGCACCTCCCAATTACCTGGTACTGCCCGGGCGCCTCATGGGCAGGAGTGGTGCTCTTCCAGCCCTCTTCCCCCAGTGCTAGCCGCAGGCCTGGGTGTCCAAAGTCTCTGGAGTCCCCCTTCCTGCCCGGCGGGCACGGCGGGTAGGGCGGGTAAGGCATGATGCCTGCAGGCAGTGGGACTTGCCTGGATACATTCTCTACCCCCAGTGACCCCTGGGCATCCACTTCATGGGGTGAGAACTGGCCCAGGATCTCAAAGTTCTTGTAGGGCTTCAGACCTGTACGGACAGGTTCGCCGTGAGCGAGTGGGCAGGAGGGCGGCCCGAGAGGGGCAGGGCCCGGGTGCAGGCGGCTTACTGGTGTAGTGGGGGACATAGGGCTCGATCAGTTCACGGCAGGGCATCCAAGGCGGCTTGGACTTGCTGAAGTCCTCGATGAACTTGGGCTTGGCTGTGGGGGACAGCACGGAGCAGGGGCTCTTTCGCACACTGGGGTCCGTGAGCAGCTGTGCCGTGGTGCGCCCGTAGGTATTCCCCACCTGGTAGCGCAGCTGCGGATAGAAGCCTGCGTAGctgtggagggagaaggggagcagGGCCCCTGGGAGCAGGTCCCTGGATCCAGTGTGCTGGCCAGAGCAAGATACTTGACCTCACCTGCAGAATGGGGGTCACAGTAGCACTTGCCTCCTGGGGCTCCTGAGGCTTGAACAGCAGCACATGCTGAGCATCAGGAATGGGCCTGGCCCCCAGGAGGGGAGCCCAGCTGTCATCACCACTACTGGGGCGCCAtctccccagcacccagccatCTTCCAACAACGAGGGGCTTAAAGATGAGAGGATGGGCTGTTCTGCCCGCTCAAAGCATTGTAGGGATGGTGATAGGGTCTGAGTCTGGGGCTGAGGCTCATGGGGCTGACTGTACACATGCTGGTCCCACCAGGGAGGCCTAGAGGGCATTtggcccagaggcagaggctggtgGGAGGGCTGCTGGTGGAAGTTGAGTATCATTAAGTATCAGGGCTAAGCCCGAGGGGTGGCCAGTGAGGGTGGGGGACTGTGTGACACCCATGGGGtgtgaattgttttctttttaaaaacgaTTCAAGTGAATGCAGGTCTGTCAGTTTGTGAGACAAGCAAGGCTGAGATGTGAAAGTAAGAGGCTCTTCGGTGTCACCTCCCCCAGAAGTTGGGCCCAGTTTCTTCCTGGCCTTTTCCTTTCACATGGATCTGGGTGTGTGCCAGGGCGGGCACATGATGTGGGCCAGGCCCATGTTGGATGTGAGGGACACCTAGTGACGCAGCCTGGCACCTGTGCCGTCAGTTTACTGGGCGCTCATCTTGTCTTTAAAATGCAGGGCCCTCCACGACGCCAGAGCCCATCATTGACAGCCAGACTCCTGCTGTCGGGCTGTCCCCAGTTTCTGCTCTTGACGGACAGCCTGGCTCCCTGGTATGGGCAGGAGAGGAGGCCTGGGCCCTTCACTCCTGCTCCAGGCCCTGGCCTCGGCCTCACCCCAACTCACCGGCCTCCCAGGTCCACAGGCCGGTTCCTGCTCAAGGTCCCCACCTTCTGGTCTCAGCTCCCCGGAGACCAGCTCTGGGGCTCCCCTCACAGCCGGCCTTGAGCCTTCaggccccagccctgctgccctATCCTTGGCGACCCAGCCTTGCTCCAGCGTTCTGGGGCTTACCCCGGGATATAGTGAGGTTCTGGCGAGAAGAGATTGTGTTTCTGCATGGCTGTCATCTTGCCTCAGCTCTGCCTTGGctggctccagcccctctcctgcccgGGCCTGTGCGGCTGGCTCCTCCCAGAGAGGAGTCCCCGTTGCCTGGCAACCATTGTGAAGAGGCCCCGCATTGTTGGGCAGCACCTGAGCCAGGCCCCTTCCTAAACCCTGTGAGCACTCCCATTTCACGGctgggacactgaggcccagacaggGCACAGGTTGGGGACATGGCACACTGAGGACCTACAGCTTGGAAAATTAGAACTGTAGTTGTGTCTGAGTCGGCCCTGCAAGGAagccaggggcagggctgggcctggagctcTGGACTCTTACTACCCATGGAAGGGCAAGAGCCGACTGGAAAACAGCCCTCCTCCTACCCTAAGCCCCTCCTCAGATGAGAGAACCTGGAAGCTTGGAAGGCACTGTCACAAGTCTCAGCAGTGAGGTTCCTGAGCTGAAGAGCTGCCGGGACTCTGTCCTGGAGGTCTTTCCCCTGGAGCTGGgctctattttccattttaaacaaactctcgatttttctttccatcttccttccttcctccttccctgcctccctccctctttctttctttctccttttttttttttgtatagggAGGACCATAAAAACGAAGAAAAATGTCATAAAGGAAAAGATCAGCAGGTTCAAGTACACGTCAAAACACAGCTTAAAGCACCCTGCACGGCAGATGATGGCCTGGGCAAAAAGTCTGCAACAAATGTTATGTGCAGATATGATATCAGTAGAAACAACCTTataaaacaaacacatgaaaaattaACACCCCAACAGGAAAATGCACACGTAGCGTGAAAGTCTTAAGGAAGGGCCCCGTCAGCGAACATACGGACAGAAGGCTGAGCCTCAGTCAAATGAACACTGATGAGGTGTGGATGTGGGCGATTTCTGACGCTCCGCGCCAGCGTGAAAACCACCTGTAATTTGGGACTCGGGTCAAGCGCATCCAAGACCACACGTGCTTTGATCCACTGCTTCCACTCAATGTGTCCAGCCGAGGAGATGATCCACGTTTAGCTGGAGACGGACGTGCGTGTCATCTAGGGAGAAATCCAGCTACTCATGTCCAGTGACAGGCTGGGAGCCCCTCACCCTGATAAAATGTGTGTTTCCTCAAGCAAGTCTCTATCAGTCTGTCCATCCTGAGGCCAGACAGGTTCAGTGTGGATGCAAGGGTCTGGAGGAGAGACAGGGGTGCGAAGGATGAGACGTTCTTGGCCgggccctgcctgggagggtCTGGCCaaggccggggctggggctggtagGCTGGTCAGTTCTGGAGGGCACCACAAGGGCCCCGGTGCGCAGGTGGACTCTCACTCGCTCAGCCTCATTATTCCTTTGCATTTCAGCCTGAGCAGCCCCAACTGTTGATGATGCCTCCCAGCCTCTGTGCCCCTGAGAAGACAGGCCGCCACACCTCAGCCATGCCTGGGCTGCCTCTGGGGTCAGCTCAGTCCACTCAGACCCACCCTCTGTTGGTTTGCTTTTTCCAGGGCTGGGTTTCCAGCGggggctcctcctcctctggggAGTCTCCAGGGACTGCTCCACCaacccctctcccactttccgCTGGCCTTGCATGGCTAGGCATCCCACAGCACCTGCTGCCTTCTCCACCCCCTGCCAGGGCCTCAGTCCTCCCAGAAGCCCTATGAGAGTGGACCCCAGCCCCCGAGGAGACCCAGTCCAGGAATGGGGAAGGGCGAGGACaagaatgggggaggggaagaaaggaggcCAAGCCAGGGGTCACAGGGTCATGTTGGGGAGCCTCTGGCAAGGCTTATCCCAGGGCAACCCACCTGGGAGGTCAGGGGAGGGGCCCCGCCAGGGCTGGACAATGCTGCTCCCCCAGGCAACAGGGGGTTGGCAGGACCAGCCAATGAGGTCACAGAGCCATGTGACATTTCTGGGGAAGGGAGCCAGAGACCCTGACAATGAATTTTGACCAGAAGTCTGTGAAATTCTTGGCAAATTTTTACATCAATGGAGGCAAACACTGGACCCATGGCCCCCTGAGGCAGAAGCCCCTTGAGCCTTCCCCGTAACTTCCCAGGGTGCTTGGTGGGCTGGGGGGTCAGCCCGAATAGGGTGGCCATCAGGCTGGGTGGATGGTGGCTAGCTGTCTCTCTTGCAGACCCAATGCTGCTGTGCTCTTGTCGGGCCTGGAGCAGGAGCCAGGGGCCACCTTGGATGAGATGCGTCCCCTAGGGATACAGGAATTCCCGGCAGGCCTCAGGATGCAAATAGGCCCCCTCCAGGATCCCATCTGCACCCAGAGCCTGAGGGAGCTGTGTGAGTGAGGGTTCctgctcccccaaccccccaaccCCCGACTGGTCTGGGGAGGCAGGCAAGGgtaggcagggctggggggctgcTCCCTAGGAGGACCCAGGCACAGAGCTTGCTTCCTGCCAGTGCTGGAGCGACGCCCCCCCATCATGATTGACCTGGACGTCCCTGGCCCCACCAAGTACCAGGTGCCAGATGCTTCAATCCGAGagtcctccccacacccccattTCAGCATCGGCCGCAAGCACCCTACTCACGGTGCGTGTCCACTCCAGGCgccctcccccacaccccgccCTGACCCCTCGCCCAGGGGGTGGCACCCCTGCCACCAGCCTCCCCTAGTGATGCCGTCCCCTCTGCAGAAGGCGGCGGCCGCAGGGCGTGGCAGACGGTGTGGTTCCAGAGCGAAAGCCCCTTCACGCTGAAAGCCGACTTTAACCGAGAGGAAAAGGTTGGGGGCTGGCCTGGCAGGTCCTAGGGCGGCAGGGGCAGGTCCTCTGAGGGCGGGCCTGCAGCAACTTTTCCCTGCAGTGGCCATCGCCCGCTGACTACCAGCAGCCCAGCCTGCACGCCTGCCGGGCCTCCAGCTTTGGGGGCCGCCCTGCCTCAAGGACACCCAAGGCCCGAGCCCACCTGAGGATGCTGCCCCAGCCCCCGCTTCAGGCCCTTCTGCCAGCCCCGGCTGGCAAGACCGGCCCCAGCCCCAACACCTATGACATCCTGTCCGGGTGCCGCCTGAAGAGTCCATGCCCGCCCACCTTCTCCATGAGCCGTTCACCGCTGCTTGCCTCCTGGGT
This portion of the Vicugna pacos chromosome 4, VicPac4, whole genome shotgun sequence genome encodes:
- the CIMIP2A gene encoding ciliary microtubule inner protein 2A — translated: MTAMQKHNLFSPEPHYIPGYAGFYPQLRYQVGNTYGRTTAQLLTDPSVRKSPCSVLSPTAKPKFIEDFSKSKPPWMPCRELIEPYVPHYTSLKPYKNFEILGQFSPHEVDAQGSLGVENVSRQVPLPAGIMPYPPYPPCPPGRKGDSRDFGHPGLRLALGEEGWKSTTPAHEAPGQYQLYHCRRDEYPPPAHQETLDVGRFHRLPQLDHPNLIQRKAISGYAGFVPQFAWVTGMNYRDGVTQAMDEFDKNQFLFRNPICALGERLPRMHWPSTTVYSSKGLIPFYMGFIPSMQDNYALTFGNSTRRAYQKELERQRQTL
- the STPG3 gene encoding protein STPG3 isoform X2; translated protein: MMPPSLCAPEKTGRHTSAMPGLPLGPNAAVLLSGLEQEPGATLDEMRPLGIQEFPAGLRMQIGPLQDPICTQSLRELLLERRPPIMIDLDVPGPTKYQVPDASIRESSPHPHFSIGRKHPTHEGGGRRAWQTVWFQSESPFTLKADFNREEKWPSPADYQQPSLHACRASSFGGRPASRTPKARAHLRMLPQPPLQALLPAPAGKTGPSPNTYDILSGCRLKSPCPPTFSMSRSPLLASWVSSSCTPGPAAYHVEDYYNSRFPSVPGVLIQGVRRPKRHDTGPFCAI
- the STPG3 gene encoding protein STPG3 isoform X1; protein product: MNFDQKSVKFLANFYINGGKHWTHGPLRQKPLEPSPPNAAVLLSGLEQEPGATLDEMRPLGIQEFPAGLRMQIGPLQDPICTQSLRELLLERRPPIMIDLDVPGPTKYQVPDASIRESSPHPHFSIGRKHPTHEGGGRRAWQTVWFQSESPFTLKADFNREEKWPSPADYQQPSLHACRASSFGGRPASRTPKARAHLRMLPQPPLQALLPAPAGKTGPSPNTYDILSGCRLKSPCPPTFSMSRSPLLASWVSSSCTPGPAAYHVEDYYNSRFPSVPGVLIQGVRRPKRHDTGPFCAI
- the STPG3 gene encoding protein STPG3 isoform X3, which translates into the protein MRPLGIQEFPAGLRMQIGPLQDPICTQSLRELLLERRPPIMIDLDVPGPTKYQVPDASIRESSPHPHFSIGRKHPTHEGGGRRAWQTVWFQSESPFTLKADFNREEKWPSPADYQQPSLHACRASSFGGRPASRTPKARAHLRMLPQPPLQALLPAPAGKTGPSPNTYDILSGCRLKSPCPPTFSMSRSPLLASWVSSSCTPGPAAYHVEDYYNSRFPSVPGVLIQGVRRPKRHDTGPFCAI